A genome region from Arthrobacter sp. SLBN-100 includes the following:
- a CDS encoding ArsR/SmtB family transcription factor, translating to MVTDDVFAVIAESTRRDILTSLRSGDKAVGELVEELAASQPTISKHLKVLREAQLVSMRAQGQKRYYALNRKPLEGIASWLETFDVGSAAIAAKSPAAPAAVAGSRDQIPALSAGEAPRVAPAKEHATADAVAADAVSTGVLAPDGADLSPAVVIPGGTAAPLSDDTVPQQIGRTVGRAATKAADLLANLPNLPKFGRKK from the coding sequence ATGGTGACAGACGACGTATTTGCCGTCATAGCGGAATCGACCCGGCGGGACATCCTGACCTCCCTCCGCTCAGGAGACAAGGCCGTAGGGGAGCTCGTGGAGGAACTGGCGGCGAGCCAGCCCACCATTTCCAAGCACCTGAAAGTCCTGCGTGAAGCGCAGCTGGTGAGCATGCGGGCGCAGGGCCAGAAGCGCTACTACGCGCTGAACCGCAAACCGCTGGAGGGGATCGCCAGCTGGCTTGAAACGTTCGACGTCGGCTCGGCAGCGATCGCGGCGAAGTCACCTGCCGCCCCTGCCGCCGTCGCGGGGAGCCGGGACCAGATTCCGGCATTGTCCGCAGGGGAAGCGCCACGGGTGGCGCCTGCGAAGGAACACGCCACAGCCGATGCCGTGGCAGCGGACGCTGTCTCTACGGGCGTCCTGGCGCCCGATGGCGCCGACCTGAGTCCCGCCGTCGTTATTCCAGGCGGAACAGCTGCGCCGCTCAGCGATGACACCGTGCCCCAGCAGATCGGCCGGACCGTGGGCCGCGCCGCCACCAAGGCAGCGGACCTGCTGGCAAACCTCCCCAATCTGCCCAAGTTCGGCCGCAAAAAGTAG
- a CDS encoding acetoin utilization protein AcuC, with translation MTYLPGLSQPAPPTTVAWGADMTAYNFGPGHPMAPERMDLTARLARSLGLFDLDHVTVEAPYVATDAELESVHSAEFVAAVRRVSDDPYATDESRGLGTEDDPAFAGMHEAAARLAGGSLLAASKILDGSALHAVNFGGGMHHAARDRASGFCIYNDAALAVQKLLDGGIGKVAYLDVDAHHGDGTESIFWDDPRVLTVSLHESGLTLFPGTGFANEIGGPLAEGTAVNIALPSGTGDAGWLRAFHAVVPQLVAAFQPEVIVSQHGCDSHRTDPLTHLNLSVDGQREAATAVGNLAARYCDNRWIATGGGGYNVLQVVPRSWSHLVAIAAGRPVPLRTAVPEDWRMYVEEKFGASAPDLMGDDVELWWRSWEVGFDPNDAVDRTVMATRKAVFPLHGLDPWFD, from the coding sequence ATGACATACCTGCCCGGTCTCAGCCAGCCCGCGCCCCCAACGACGGTGGCGTGGGGCGCTGACATGACTGCCTACAATTTCGGTCCGGGCCACCCGATGGCACCGGAGCGCATGGACCTCACAGCACGCCTGGCCCGCAGCCTGGGACTCTTCGACCTCGACCACGTCACCGTGGAAGCCCCCTACGTCGCAACTGACGCCGAGCTCGAGTCCGTGCACTCTGCTGAATTCGTGGCAGCGGTCCGCAGGGTCAGTGATGACCCCTACGCAACCGACGAATCGCGCGGCCTGGGCACTGAGGACGATCCTGCGTTCGCCGGGATGCATGAGGCCGCCGCCAGGCTGGCCGGCGGCTCGCTGCTCGCCGCTTCAAAAATCCTGGACGGCTCGGCCCTGCACGCGGTTAACTTCGGCGGCGGCATGCACCACGCCGCCCGCGACCGGGCCAGCGGATTCTGCATCTACAACGACGCCGCCCTCGCCGTGCAGAAGCTGCTCGACGGCGGGATCGGCAAGGTTGCGTACCTCGACGTCGATGCCCACCATGGGGACGGAACCGAAAGTATTTTCTGGGATGATCCCCGCGTGCTCACGGTATCCCTGCACGAAAGCGGGCTCACGTTGTTCCCGGGCACCGGGTTCGCCAACGAAATCGGCGGACCCTTAGCGGAAGGAACGGCCGTCAACATCGCCCTGCCCTCAGGGACGGGCGACGCCGGGTGGCTGCGCGCCTTCCACGCGGTGGTGCCGCAGCTTGTGGCAGCGTTCCAGCCGGAGGTGATCGTCAGCCAGCACGGCTGTGACTCCCACCGGACGGACCCGCTCACGCACCTCAACCTCAGCGTCGACGGGCAGCGGGAGGCGGCCACCGCCGTCGGGAACCTTGCCGCCCGCTACTGCGACAACCGCTGGATTGCCACCGGCGGCGGCGGGTACAACGTCCTGCAGGTGGTTCCGCGGTCGTGGAGCCACCTCGTTGCCATCGCAGCGGGCCGGCCGGTGCCGCTGCGGACCGCGGTCCCCGAGGACTGGCGGATGTACGTTGAGGAGAAGTTCGGTGCGTCGGCGCCTGACCTGATGGGCGACGACGTGGAGCTCTGGTGGCGGTCCTGGGAAGTGGGATTCGACCCCAACGACGCCGTGGACCGCACCGTGATGGCTACCCGCAAGGCAGTCTTTCCGCTGCACGGACTGGACCCCTGGTTCGACTAA
- a CDS encoding TrkH family potassium uptake protein, protein MTQSQSRPRNPASWHPAQEREGLWVLTRLRDFIDDIANTSPARLALSAFAAVCLVFTFLLSLPVSSATGAVTPPHQALFTAVSAVCVTGLTVVSTAVHWSFFGQLVILIGIFIGGLGTLTLASLLALMVSKRLGVRGKIIAAESMNNAGRLGEVGTLLRIVITTSVVIEGILALALIPRFLALGEPFWQSVWHGIFYAISSFNNAGFTPHSDGIVPYETDLWILVPLMLGVFLGSLGFPVVMVLQQNGLNWKKWNLHTKLTIQVSLILLLAGTFLWASMEWDNLRTIGAMDLGDKITHSLFASVMMRSGGFNLVDQNQMESTTMLLTDALMFAGGGSASTAGGIKVTTIAVMFLAIIAEARGDADVKVYGRTIPQGTMRVAISVIVAGATLVSVSAFLLLHISGASLDRVLFETISAFATCGLSTNLSAEVPPSGVYVLTALMFAGRVGTVTLAAALALRQRSQLYHYPEERPIIG, encoded by the coding sequence ATGACGCAAAGCCAGTCGAGGCCCCGGAACCCGGCCAGCTGGCATCCTGCCCAGGAGCGGGAGGGCCTCTGGGTTCTCACGCGGCTCCGCGACTTCATTGACGACATTGCCAACACCTCGCCGGCCCGGCTCGCGCTGAGCGCATTCGCCGCCGTATGCCTGGTGTTCACGTTCCTGCTCTCCCTGCCCGTCTCGTCCGCCACCGGCGCTGTCACACCGCCCCACCAGGCTTTGTTCACGGCCGTCTCCGCGGTCTGTGTCACAGGCCTGACCGTGGTTTCCACGGCGGTGCACTGGTCCTTCTTCGGCCAGCTGGTAATCCTGATCGGCATCTTCATCGGTGGACTCGGAACCCTGACCCTGGCCTCACTGCTCGCGCTGATGGTGAGTAAGCGCCTCGGGGTCCGGGGCAAGATCATTGCAGCGGAATCCATGAACAACGCAGGGCGCCTGGGCGAGGTGGGCACCCTGCTGCGGATCGTCATCACCACGTCAGTGGTCATTGAAGGCATCCTCGCACTGGCACTTATCCCCCGGTTCCTCGCCCTCGGCGAGCCGTTCTGGCAATCGGTGTGGCACGGGATCTTCTACGCCATCTCGTCCTTCAACAACGCCGGCTTCACTCCGCACTCGGACGGCATCGTGCCGTACGAAACGGACCTGTGGATCCTGGTTCCCCTGATGCTGGGCGTCTTCCTGGGCAGCCTCGGTTTTCCCGTGGTGATGGTCCTGCAGCAGAACGGCCTGAACTGGAAAAAGTGGAACCTGCACACCAAGCTCACCATCCAGGTGTCCCTCATCCTCCTGCTGGCCGGCACCTTCCTGTGGGCCTCGATGGAGTGGGACAACCTTCGGACCATTGGGGCGATGGACCTGGGGGACAAGATCACCCACTCCCTGTTTGCTTCCGTCATGATGCGCTCCGGCGGCTTCAACCTGGTGGACCAGAACCAGATGGAATCCACCACCATGCTGCTGACTGACGCGCTGATGTTCGCCGGCGGCGGCTCAGCCTCGACGGCGGGCGGCATCAAAGTCACCACCATCGCGGTGATGTTCCTGGCCATCATTGCCGAAGCGCGCGGTGACGCCGACGTCAAGGTCTACGGCAGGACGATCCCGCAGGGCACCATGAGGGTGGCCATCTCGGTGATCGTCGCAGGCGCCACCCTGGTCTCCGTCTCCGCGTTCCTCCTGTTGCACATCAGCGGTGCATCACTGGACCGGGTGCTGTTCGAAACCATTTCTGCTTTTGCCACGTGCGGCCTCAGCACGAACCTCAGTGCCGAAGTGCCGCCGTCGGGCGTTTATGTCCTCACAGCCCTGATGTTCGCCGGCCGCGTGGGCACTGTAACCCTCGCCGCCGCCCTGGCCCTGCGCCAGCGCAGCCAGCTGTACCACTACCCGGAAGAGAGGCCAATCATTGGCTAG
- a CDS encoding potassium channel family protein, translating into MLVIGLGRFGSSTAEQLVKQGREVLAIERDRSLVQKFAPLLTHVVEADATNIDALRQLGAQEFSSAVVGVGTSIESSVLITVNLVDLGIEHLWVKAITPSHGKILTRIGANHVIYPEADAGVRAAHLVSGRMLDFIEFDDDFAIVKMYPPRETVGFTLDESKVRSKYGVTIVGVKSPGEDFTYARPETKVSSRDMLIVSGHVDLLERFAARP; encoded by the coding sequence GTGCTGGTCATCGGCCTGGGCCGGTTCGGTTCCTCGACGGCCGAGCAGCTGGTCAAGCAAGGCCGGGAAGTGCTCGCCATCGAACGCGACCGCAGCCTCGTGCAGAAGTTCGCCCCGCTGCTGACACACGTGGTGGAGGCCGACGCCACCAACATCGACGCGCTCCGCCAGCTCGGGGCACAGGAGTTCAGCTCGGCCGTGGTGGGCGTTGGCACGTCCATCGAATCCTCGGTGCTCATTACGGTCAACCTGGTGGATCTGGGCATCGAGCACCTGTGGGTGAAGGCTATTACGCCCTCGCACGGCAAAATCCTCACCCGGATCGGCGCCAACCACGTGATCTACCCGGAGGCCGATGCCGGTGTCCGCGCCGCCCACCTGGTTTCCGGGCGCATGCTGGACTTCATCGAGTTCGACGACGACTTCGCCATCGTGAAGATGTACCCGCCGCGCGAAACGGTGGGGTTCACCCTGGACGAGTCCAAGGTCCGGTCCAAGTACGGGGTCACGATCGTGGGCGTCAAGTCGCCGGGCGAGGATTTCACCTACGCGCGGCCGGAAACCAAGGTGTCCTCCCGGGACATGCTGATCGTGTCCGGCCACGTGGACCTGCTGGAACGCTTCGCCGCCCGTCCGTAA
- the proC gene encoding pyrroline-5-carboxylate reductase — protein sequence MSNRIAFLGCGSMNEAILGGLLEAGTDPADIVATVRRAERAAELAERHHGITAIAGEEEPDNNKQASKGSAVVILGVKPVGITDLAREISPALSPDTVVVSVAAAVSIAQLEAALPAGQPVIRTMPNTPAKLGRGVVSVSPGSNCTPEQLQKVKGILQGAGTVVEVPEEQVDALSAISGSGPAYAFYLAEAMAAAGEELGLDAELSLLLARETVAGAGFMLAEPGADPAALRKAVTSPNGTTERAIATFDERGIPSIIAAGARAAADRAAEITKQLG from the coding sequence ATGAGCAACCGAATCGCATTCCTTGGCTGTGGGTCCATGAATGAAGCCATCCTCGGAGGTCTGCTGGAAGCCGGGACGGATCCGGCTGACATCGTGGCCACGGTCCGGCGTGCGGAACGTGCCGCGGAACTGGCGGAGCGCCACCACGGCATCACCGCGATCGCCGGAGAGGAGGAACCGGACAACAACAAGCAGGCCAGCAAGGGGTCCGCCGTCGTCATTCTGGGCGTTAAGCCGGTTGGCATCACCGATCTGGCGCGCGAGATCAGTCCGGCACTGTCGCCGGACACAGTAGTGGTAAGTGTGGCGGCGGCCGTTTCGATCGCCCAGCTGGAGGCTGCCCTTCCGGCCGGACAGCCGGTGATCCGCACCATGCCCAACACCCCCGCCAAGCTGGGGCGCGGTGTTGTATCGGTCTCGCCGGGCAGCAACTGCACGCCCGAACAGTTGCAGAAGGTCAAGGGCATCCTGCAGGGCGCCGGAACCGTTGTTGAAGTGCCGGAGGAACAGGTGGACGCCCTTTCCGCCATCAGCGGCTCAGGACCGGCCTACGCCTTCTATCTTGCGGAGGCGATGGCAGCGGCGGGAGAGGAGCTGGGCCTGGACGCGGAACTGTCCCTGCTCCTGGCGCGGGAAACCGTGGCCGGCGCCGGGTTTATGCTTGCGGAACCCGGGGCGGACCCGGCGGCCTTGCGGAAAGCGGTGACCAGCCCAAACGGCACCACCGAGCGGGCTATCGCAACCTTTGACGAGCGCGGCATCCCGTCGATCATCGCCGCCGGCGCGCGCGCAGCGGCGGACCGCGCAGCGGAGATCACCAAACAGCTTGGTTGA
- a CDS encoding Ppx/GppA phosphatase family protein — protein sequence MRLGVLDIGSNTVHLLLVDAHPGARPVPFASHKRPLSLVQYLKPDGSISDAGQHELTEFVLEAWEFAARHQAEDLLAFCTSAIREATNGPEVLARVKHETTVTLQELTGSEEASMTFFAVRRWHGWGAGPILNLDIGGGSFEMAFGQDELPEVATSVPLGASRLTRDWLAEDPPSAKSVKELRRYIRATLKPAVREFDGLGRANVVAGTSKTFRSLARIAGAAPSAAGPYVKRELHGSDLGVWAQRISAMKAEDRLHLPGVSEARAHQLLAGALVAEAALELFKFKKIKICPWALREGLILRRLDQLVFSGPPELAPHVTPPAVQAAV from the coding sequence ATGCGGCTAGGCGTCCTCGATATCGGGTCCAACACTGTCCATCTTCTCTTGGTGGATGCCCACCCCGGCGCGCGGCCAGTGCCCTTCGCCTCGCACAAGCGTCCGCTTTCCCTGGTCCAGTACCTGAAACCGGACGGCAGCATCAGTGACGCCGGCCAGCACGAACTCACCGAATTCGTCCTGGAAGCCTGGGAATTCGCGGCACGGCACCAGGCCGAGGACCTCCTGGCGTTCTGTACCTCCGCCATCCGCGAAGCCACCAACGGTCCCGAAGTCCTGGCACGCGTTAAGCATGAAACCACCGTTACGCTGCAGGAACTGACGGGAAGCGAAGAAGCGTCCATGACCTTCTTCGCCGTCCGGCGCTGGCACGGCTGGGGCGCGGGACCCATCCTCAACCTCGACATCGGCGGCGGCTCCTTCGAAATGGCTTTTGGCCAGGACGAGCTGCCGGAAGTTGCCACGTCCGTGCCGTTGGGCGCCAGCCGGCTCACCCGGGACTGGCTTGCCGAGGACCCGCCGTCCGCCAAGAGCGTCAAGGAACTCCGGCGCTACATCCGGGCCACACTCAAGCCCGCGGTTCGGGAATTCGACGGGCTGGGCCGGGCAAACGTCGTCGCAGGAACCTCCAAGACCTTCCGGTCCCTGGCGCGGATCGCCGGTGCGGCCCCCAGCGCAGCCGGCCCTTACGTAAAGCGCGAGCTGCACGGGTCCGACCTCGGGGTGTGGGCACAGCGCATCTCGGCCATGAAAGCCGAAGACCGCTTGCATCTGCCCGGCGTATCCGAAGCCCGCGCCCACCAGCTGCTTGCCGGGGCCCTGGTGGCGGAGGCAGCACTGGAGTTGTTCAAGTTCAAGAAGATCAAGATCTGTCCATGGGCGCTGCGGGAAGGACTGATCCTCCGCCGCCTGGACCAGCTGGTGTTCTCCGGGCCCCCGGAGCTGGCACCGCACGTTACGCCGCCGGCCGTCCAGGCAGCCGTCTGA
- a CDS encoding SseB family protein produces MTEQPGIADTAPLNDLEEKLAQGGQPDASPVDVILSFLNSEVYIVSSDNIEGVDSQVEPLVLANADGDPVLAVFSHPSRVDQQYLEAAPNVLGTQGAAIIANIGDELGMVINPGAAYGFEINPEGVANIKRDFKRADGE; encoded by the coding sequence ACAGAACAGCCTGGAATTGCCGACACCGCTCCGCTGAACGACCTCGAGGAGAAGCTCGCCCAGGGCGGACAGCCTGACGCCAGTCCTGTGGACGTCATCCTGTCCTTCCTGAACAGTGAGGTCTACATCGTGAGCTCGGACAATATCGAAGGCGTCGATTCCCAAGTGGAACCGCTGGTCCTCGCCAACGCCGACGGCGACCCCGTCCTGGCCGTCTTCTCGCACCCCAGCCGCGTTGACCAGCAGTACCTTGAGGCAGCACCCAACGTCCTCGGAACGCAGGGCGCGGCGATCATCGCGAACATCGGCGACGAGCTGGGAATGGTCATCAACCCGGGGGCAGCCTACGGCTTTGAGATCAATCCCGAGGGCGTGGCCAACATCAAGCGCGACTTCAAGCGCGCCGACGGGGAATAA